The following proteins are encoded in a genomic region of Chloracidobacterium sp.:
- the tsaE gene encoding tRNA (adenosine(37)-N6)-threonylcarbamoyltransferase complex ATPase subunit type 1 TsaE, which translates to MEAAYTGSIYGGYELPTPKDTFALGEKFAAAILAGDVVLLLGELGAGKTLFVKGVLSGLGFDVDEVTSPTFALVNLYRTERLDVYHVDLWRLKKGRHAAEAAGLDDLLGDGRAVVLIEWADRLDDVRFGTRTFKVTIKGDGDDVRRIAIEAMPRR; encoded by the coding sequence ATGGAGGCGGCATACACAGGCAGCATATATGGAGGCTACGAACTGCCAACGCCCAAGGATACCTTTGCCCTTGGTGAGAAGTTCGCCGCCGCAATTCTTGCGGGCGACGTCGTCCTGCTTTTAGGCGAACTCGGCGCAGGAAAGACATTGTTCGTTAAGGGTGTTCTGAGCGGTCTCGGCTTTGATGTGGATGAGGTTACAAGCCCGACATTTGCCCTCGTAAACCTTTATCGAACCGAACGCTTGGATGTATATCACGTTGATCTTTGGCGACTGAAAAAAGGCAGGCACGCGGCCGAGGCAGCGGGTCTTGATGACCTATTGGGTGACGGGCGAGCGGTCGTGCTGATCGAGTGGGCAGACCGTCTTGATGATGTAAGATTCGGCACACGTACATTCAAGGTAACTATCAAGGGTGACGGCGACGATGTTCGCCGTATCGCGATAGAGGCGATGCCGCGCAGATAA